A genomic window from Fusarium falciforme chromosome 2, complete sequence includes:
- a CDS encoding MFS domain-containing protein, producing MSSLKDEKVFHDEGDGTVEDIDIVPSDLPVHLGEDVAYGPSGIAGVIQSPFVFAAALIASMGGFSFGYDQGVISIINVMDQFHDVFPYATSGFGKGFMTAMLEFGAFIGCFFMPWLADKISRKKAIFVVTIFFNVGAVLQTAAVNYEMLVLGRTIGGIGVGTLAMGAPLYISEIAPPNLRGTLLVLESISICLGVVVSFYITYGTRHMDGEIAFRLPLGLQMVSATIVGFGIFFFPYSPRWLALVGRNEDALANLSRMRRLPADDERVQTEYKGIVAEAQFQKTVLERRHPGKHGIRLEILTWLDLFSPNTWRRTVVGCGVAFFQQFSGINAFIYYAPTLFQSLGQSEQMALDMSGVFNILQFVAVCVCFFIIDRVGRRPLAIFGGLGGLVSWGIMAILVGLFSDNWKAHSAAGWGAVAMAFMFILTYGVSYSPLGWALPSEVFPTATRSKGVALSTATVWLCNFIIGLITPPMIENIGFGTYVFFACWCGLAAVWAFFLVPETKGKTLEQMDEVFGDNSGQEEREIMQATAAQVMRSGVPTQQV from the exons ATGTCCAGCCTTAAAGACGAAAAGGTCTTTCACGATGAAGGGGACGGCACTGTCGAGGATATCGACATCGTCCCCTCGGACCTCCCCGTCCACCTTGGAGAGGATGTGGCCTACGGCCCAAGCGGCATTGCCGGTGTCATTCAGTCCCCTTTCGTGTTTGCTGCTGCCCTTATTGCCTCTATGGGTGGTTTCTCCTTTGGGTACGACCAAGGTGTGATTTCCATCATCAATGTTATGGACCAGTTCCACGACGTCTTCCCATACGCAACCAGCGGCTTTGGAAAGGGATTCATGACAGCAATGTTGGAGTTCGGGGCCTTCATTGGCTGCTTCTTTATGCCTTGGCTTGCAGACAAAATCTCACGAAAGAAGGCCATTTTTGTAGTGACGATTTTCTTCAATGTGGGCGCTGTGCTGCAGACCGCGGCCGTCAACTACGAGATGCTTGTTCTGGGCCGCACAATTGGTGGAATTGGAGTGGGAACTCTTGCAATG GGTGCTCCTTTGTATATTTCCGAAATCGCCCCCCCTAATCTCCGCGGTACACTACTCGTCCTTGAGTCGATTTCGATCTGTCTGGGCGTCGTCGTCTCGTTTTATATCACCTATGGCACCCGTCATATGGATGGAGAGATCGCGTTCCGCCTTCCTCTCGGCCTCCAAATGGTCTCCGCCACTATCGTCGGTTTcggcatcttcttcttcccataCTCGCCACGCTGGCTCGCCCTTGTTGGACGCAATGAAGATGCTCTTGCCAACCTATCCCGAATGCGCCGTCTTCCTGCAGATGATGAGCGGGTTCAGACTGAATACAAGGGAATCGTTGCTGAGGCCCAGTTCCAGAAGACCGTCCTCGAGCGCCGCCACCCCGGCAAGCACGGTATCAGACTCGAAATTCTCACCTGGTTGGACCTATTTAGTCCTAATACCTGGAGACGAACTGTTGTTGGTTGCGGAGTGGCTTTTTTTCAACAATTTAGTGGGATCAACGCCTTCATTTACTACGCTCCAACGCTCTTCCAGTCCCTAGGACAAAGCGAACAGATGGCTCTCGATATGTCTGGTGTTTTTAACATCCTTCAGTTCGTTGCCGTCTGTGTCTGCTTCTTTATAATCGACCGGGTGGGCCGACGCCCCCTCGCTATCTtcggcggcctcggcggcctcgtTTCCTGGGGAATTATGGCTATTCTTGTCGGCCTTTTCTCTGACAACTGGAAGGCACACTCTGCTGCAGGCTGGGGAGCTGTTGCTATGGCTTTTATGTTTATCCTGACTTATGGAGTCTCTTACTCGCCCCTCGGTTGGGCTCTACCCTCCGAAGTCTTTCCCACCGCAACTCGATCAAAGGGCGTCGCCTTGTCCACCGCAACTGTCTGGCTTTGTAATTTCATTATAGGCCTTATTACGCCGCCTATGATAGAGAATATCGGCTTCGGAACGTATGTATTCTTCGCCTGCTGGTGCGGATTAGCTGCCGTATGGGCATTTTTCCTTGTGCCTGAAACAAAGGGCAAAACACTTGAACAGATGGACGAGGTTTTCGGAGACAACAGCGGGcaagaggagagggagatcATGCAGGCTACGGCAGCCCAGGTGATGCGTTCTGGCGTCCCTACCCAGCAGGTCTGA
- a CDS encoding Ubiquitin-like modifier HUB1 encodes MTDSPPPQPRARSKSPAPREGPSRDNSDLPPRRPRDRSRSPARRPRGSGGFRWKGDRRDNDRRDFRRRSPHRQGDRDRDRDRDRGYGRGRDRGYGRDQDRDRGYHRDNRDRDRDRDRDRGDRRDRDRDRDQQKEKKEKPKAPVAQAGEEMIIVNVNDRLGTKAAVPCLESDTVGQLKMMVAARIGRDPGQIILKRQSERPFKDHITLGDYGISNGVQLDLEIDTRD; translated from the coding sequence ATGACTgactcaccaccaccgcagCCTCGCGCTCGCTCGAAATCCCCTGCCCCGCGCGAAGGACCATCCCGCGACAACAGTGACTTGCCTCCCCGGAGGCCCAGGGACCGATCGCGATCGCCTGCGCGCAGGCCTAGAGGCTCGGGCGGCTTCAGATGGAAGGGTGATCGGAGGGACAATGACAGGCGGGACTTTCGCCGACGGTCGCCGCATAGACAAGGGGATCGGGACCGTGATCGCGATCGCGACCGGGGTTATGGCAGAGGCCGCGACCGAGGATATGGTAGAGACCAAGACCGAGACCGCGGTTATCACAGAGACAACCGGGACCGGGACCGGGACCGAGACCGCGACCGTGGCGATCGAAGAGATCGCGACCGCGACAGGGACCAGcaaaaggagaagaaggaaaagcccAAGGCGCCTGTAGCCCAGGCAGGCGAGGAGATGATCATCGTCAACGTCAACGACCGTCTTGGCACAAAGGCTGCCGTGCCCTGCCTAGAGTCCGACACGGTTGGACAGCtcaagatgatggtggcgGCGCGAATCGGACGAGACCCCGGCCAGATCATTCTCAAGCGACAGAGTGAGAGACCCTTCAAGGATCATATTACACTTGGAGATTACGGCATTTCGAACGGCGTGCAGCTCGACCTAGAAATTGACACGCGGGATTAA